A section of the Chlorocebus sabaeus isolate Y175 chromosome 17, mChlSab1.0.hap1, whole genome shotgun sequence genome encodes:
- the ZNF76 gene encoding zinc finger protein 76 isoform X1, with the protein MESLGLQTVTLSDGTTAYIQQAVKGEKLLEGQVIQLEDGTTAYIHQVTVQKESLSFEDGQPVQLEDGSMAYIHRTPKEGYDPSTLEAVQLEDGSTAYIHHPVAVPSEGTILAVQTEVGLEDLAAEDDEGFNADTVVALEQYASKVLHDSQIPHNGKGQQVGDRAFRCGYKGCGRLYTTAHHLKVHERAHTGDRPYRCDFPSCGKAFATGYGLKSHVRTHTGEKPYKCPEELCSKAFKTSGDLQKHVRTHTGERPFRCPFEGCGRSFTTSNIRKVHVRTHTGERPYTCPEPHCGRGFTSATNYKNHVRIHTGEKPYVCTVPGCGKRFTEYSSLYKHHVVHTHCKPYTCSTCGKTYRQTSTLAMHKRSAHGELEATEESEQALYEQQQLEAASAAEESPPPKRPRIAYLSEVKEESDDIPAQVAMVTEEDGAPQVALITQDGAQQVSLSPEDLQALGSAISMVTQHSSTTLTIPSHDADLATSGTHTVTMVSADGSQTQPVTIITSGAVVAEDSSVASLRHQQVALLATANGTHIAVQLEEQQTLEEAISVATAAMQQGAVTLETTVSESGC; encoded by the exons AATCTCTCTCCTTTGAGGATGGTCAACCTGTGCAGCTGGAAGATGGCAGCATGGCTTACATACACCGCACACCCAAAG AAGGCTATGACCCCAGCACCCTGGAAGCCGTCCAGCTGGAAGATGGCTCCACTGCCTACATTCATCACCCTGTGGCTGTGCCATCGGAGGGCACCATCCTGGCCGTACAGACAGAGGTGGGCTTGGAGGACCTGGCAGCAGAGGATGATGAGGGCTTCAATGCAGACACAGTGGTGGCCCTAGAGCAGTATGCCAGCAAG GTTCTTCATGACAGCCAGATTCCGCATAATGGAAAAGGACAGCAAGTTGGAGACAGAGCATTCCGCTGTGGCTACAAGGGCTGTGGGCGTCTCTACACCACCGCTCATCACTTAAAG GTGCATGAACGAGCTCATACAGGTGACCGTCCATACAGATGTGACTTCCCCAGCTGTGGAAAGGCCTTTGCCACAG GCTATGGACTGAAGAGCCACGTTCGTACCCACACTGGTGAGAAACCATACAAGTGCCCAGAGGAGCTGTGCAGCAAGGCCTTCAAGACCTCAGGAGACCTGCAGAAGCATGTCCGTACCCACACTG GGGAACGCCCGTTCCGGTGCCCTTTTGAGGGCTGTGGCCGCTCCTTCACCACGTCCAACATCCGCAAGGTACATGTGCGCACCCACACAGGCGAGAGGCCCTACACCTGCCCGGAGCCCCACTGTGGCCGCGGCTTCACCAGCGCCACCAACTATAAGAATCATGTGCGCATCCACACAG GGGAGAAGCCATACGTTTGCACGGTGCCAGGCTGCGGGAAACGCTTCACCGAGTACTCGAGCTTGTATAAGCACCACGTGGTGCACACACACTGCAAGCCCTACACCTGCAGCACCTGCGGCAAGACCTACCGGCAGACCTCCACCTTGGCCATGCACAAACGCAGCGCCCACGGTGAGCTGGAGGCCACGGAGGAGAGCGAGCAGGCCCTCTATGAGCAGCAGCAGCTTGAGG CCGCCTCTGCAGCCGAGGAGAGCCCGCCACCCAAACGACCCCGGATAGCTTACCTTTCGGAGGTGAAGGAAGAGAGTGATGACATCCCAGCCCAAGTGGCCATGGTGACCGAAGAAGATGGGGCCCCCCAGGTGGCTCTGATCACTCAGGATGGTGCCCAGCAG GTCAGCCTGTCCCCGGAAGACCTCCAGGCCCTGGGGAGTGCCATCAGTATGGTCACCCAGCACAGCAGCACCACTCTCACCATCCCCAGTCATGATGCCGACCTGGCCACATCTGGCACACATACAGTCACCATGGTCAGCGCCGATGGCAGCCAGACGCAGCCC GTCACAATCATTACCTCTGGGGCTGTGGTGGCTGAGGACTCAAGTGTAGCATCTCTTCGTCATCAACAGGTGGCACTGTTGGCCACAGCCAACGGAACGCACATTGCAGTGCAA CTGGAGGAACAGCAGACCTTAGAGGAGGCCATCAGTGTGGCCACCGCGGCCATGCAGCAAGGGGCCGTGACCCTGGAGACAACAGTGTCGGAGAGTGGCTGCTGA
- the ZNF76 gene encoding zinc finger protein 76 isoform X2 — translation MESLGLQTVTLSDGTTAYIQQAVKGEKLLEGQVIQLEDGTTAYIHQVTVQKESLSFEDGQPVQLEDGSMAYIHRTPKEGYDPSTLEAVQLEDGSTAYIHHPVAVPSEGTILAVQTEVGLEDLAAEDDEGFNADTVVALEQYASKVLHDSQIPHNGKGQQVGDRAFRCGYKGCGRLYTTAHHLKVHERAHTGDRPYRCDFPSCGKAFATGYGLKSHVRTHTGEKPYKCPEELCSKAFKTSGDLQKHVRTHTGERPFRCPFEGCGRSFTTSNIRKVHVRTHTGERPYTCPEPHCGRGFTSATNYKNHVRIHTGEKPYVCTVPGCGKRFTEYSSLYKHHVVHTHCKPYTCSTCGKTYRQTSTLAMHKRSAHGELEATEESEQALYEQQQLEAASAAEESPPPKRPRIAYLSEVKEESDDIPAQVAMVTEEDGAPQVALITQDGAQQVTIITSGAVVAEDSSVASLRHQQVALLATANGTHIAVQLEEQQTLEEAISVATAAMQQGAVTLETTVSESGC, via the exons AATCTCTCTCCTTTGAGGATGGTCAACCTGTGCAGCTGGAAGATGGCAGCATGGCTTACATACACCGCACACCCAAAG AAGGCTATGACCCCAGCACCCTGGAAGCCGTCCAGCTGGAAGATGGCTCCACTGCCTACATTCATCACCCTGTGGCTGTGCCATCGGAGGGCACCATCCTGGCCGTACAGACAGAGGTGGGCTTGGAGGACCTGGCAGCAGAGGATGATGAGGGCTTCAATGCAGACACAGTGGTGGCCCTAGAGCAGTATGCCAGCAAG GTTCTTCATGACAGCCAGATTCCGCATAATGGAAAAGGACAGCAAGTTGGAGACAGAGCATTCCGCTGTGGCTACAAGGGCTGTGGGCGTCTCTACACCACCGCTCATCACTTAAAG GTGCATGAACGAGCTCATACAGGTGACCGTCCATACAGATGTGACTTCCCCAGCTGTGGAAAGGCCTTTGCCACAG GCTATGGACTGAAGAGCCACGTTCGTACCCACACTGGTGAGAAACCATACAAGTGCCCAGAGGAGCTGTGCAGCAAGGCCTTCAAGACCTCAGGAGACCTGCAGAAGCATGTCCGTACCCACACTG GGGAACGCCCGTTCCGGTGCCCTTTTGAGGGCTGTGGCCGCTCCTTCACCACGTCCAACATCCGCAAGGTACATGTGCGCACCCACACAGGCGAGAGGCCCTACACCTGCCCGGAGCCCCACTGTGGCCGCGGCTTCACCAGCGCCACCAACTATAAGAATCATGTGCGCATCCACACAG GGGAGAAGCCATACGTTTGCACGGTGCCAGGCTGCGGGAAACGCTTCACCGAGTACTCGAGCTTGTATAAGCACCACGTGGTGCACACACACTGCAAGCCCTACACCTGCAGCACCTGCGGCAAGACCTACCGGCAGACCTCCACCTTGGCCATGCACAAACGCAGCGCCCACGGTGAGCTGGAGGCCACGGAGGAGAGCGAGCAGGCCCTCTATGAGCAGCAGCAGCTTGAGG CCGCCTCTGCAGCCGAGGAGAGCCCGCCACCCAAACGACCCCGGATAGCTTACCTTTCGGAGGTGAAGGAAGAGAGTGATGACATCCCAGCCCAAGTGGCCATGGTGACCGAAGAAGATGGGGCCCCCCAGGTGGCTCTGATCACTCAGGATGGTGCCCAGCAG GTCACAATCATTACCTCTGGGGCTGTGGTGGCTGAGGACTCAAGTGTAGCATCTCTTCGTCATCAACAGGTGGCACTGTTGGCCACAGCCAACGGAACGCACATTGCAGTGCAA CTGGAGGAACAGCAGACCTTAGAGGAGGCCATCAGTGTGGCCACCGCGGCCATGCAGCAAGGGGCCGTGACCCTGGAGACAACAGTGTCGGAGAGTGGCTGCTGA